One genomic window of Sphingobacterium oryzagri includes the following:
- a CDS encoding TIGR03885 family FMN-dependent LLM class oxidoreductase, whose product MVKIGYHISHEQFSPKDLLAYTQIAAKSGFGLITSSDHFHPWSESNSHSGFAWSWLGAAMQAVDLEFGIVTSPAPRYHPAIIAQAVATLNQMFANRLWIAAGSGQAMNENISGVRWPDKATRNSRLEESVAIMRRLWNGEEVTAHGHIKVVAARLYTLPTAKPKVFGAALSEQTAAWLAPWSDGIITVNHPDEKLQKVVAAFQAGNPAGEMAIKVQVSYAENLKTAEQLAWEGWKNNILGGEIQAELSHPKHFDEAARFVRKEDMKQHVLISTQPAAYIDMIKKYIAMGFTKITLHNVNRDQENFLQMMRQEVLPTFSHH is encoded by the coding sequence ATGGTAAAGATTGGTTATCACATATCACACGAACAATTTTCCCCCAAAGATCTATTGGCCTATACGCAAATCGCTGCTAAAAGCGGATTCGGACTTATTACTTCCTCCGATCATTTTCATCCGTGGTCGGAAAGCAATTCGCATAGCGGTTTTGCCTGGAGCTGGCTGGGTGCTGCCATGCAAGCGGTAGATTTGGAATTTGGTATCGTCACTTCGCCCGCTCCGCGCTACCACCCGGCAATTATCGCACAGGCTGTTGCTACGCTCAATCAAATGTTTGCGAATAGACTATGGATTGCAGCAGGTAGTGGTCAAGCGATGAACGAAAACATCAGCGGCGTGCGCTGGCCCGACAAAGCAACGCGAAATAGCAGGTTAGAAGAGAGTGTGGCCATCATGCGGAGGCTATGGAATGGTGAAGAAGTCACCGCACATGGCCATATAAAAGTTGTAGCCGCTCGTCTTTACACCTTGCCTACTGCCAAACCAAAAGTGTTTGGCGCGGCTCTTTCTGAACAAACTGCAGCTTGGTTAGCTCCATGGAGTGATGGCATCATAACCGTCAATCATCCTGACGAAAAATTGCAGAAAGTGGTTGCGGCTTTTCAAGCTGGAAACCCGGCAGGCGAAATGGCCATAAAGGTGCAGGTATCTTATGCGGAAAATCTAAAAACAGCGGAACAACTAGCTTGGGAAGGTTGGAAAAACAATATTTTAGGTGGTGAAATCCAAGCGGAGCTTTCGCATCCCAAGCATTTTGACGAGGCCGCACGCTTTGTTCGTAAAGAAGACATGAAGCAGCATGTATTGATCAGTACGCAGCCAGCCGCCTATATCGACATGATAAAAAAATATATCGCTATGGGTTTCACCAAAATAACGTTGCATAATGTTAACCGCGATCAAGAAAACTTTCTACAGATGATGCGGCAAGAGGTCTTGCCAACGTTTAGTCACCATTAG
- a CDS encoding NAD(P)-dependent alcohol dehydrogenase gives MKTTTTKVVGTEAADAPLREFTIERRTVLPDDVQIEILYCGICHSDLHAARNDWGGTTYPIVPGHEIVGRVVEVGENVAKFKAGDLVGVGCIVDSCRQCHYCHEGEEQYCENGWTVVFNAADHKHGGITYGGFSEKIVVDADYVVRVPETLDLPSAAPILCAGITVYSPLKHWQAGPGKNVGIIGIGGLGHMAIKIAKAMGAYVTVFTTTAAKAADAERLGADKIVLSTAAEEMKNCAKQDMILDTVSAKHDVNSYISLLKTDGSLVLVGLPAEQLEIGAFSMVNGRKSFSGSNIGGIAETQEVLDFCATHNITADIELIQVNQINEAFERLEKNDVKYRFVVDMQGLKQC, from the coding sequence ATGAAAACGACAACAACCAAAGTAGTTGGGACGGAGGCTGCTGATGCACCGCTGCGGGAATTTACGATTGAAAGAAGGACAGTGCTGCCCGATGATGTACAAATCGAAATACTTTATTGTGGAATTTGTCATTCCGATCTGCATGCGGCACGTAACGATTGGGGAGGAACGACCTATCCCATTGTGCCGGGTCACGAAATTGTAGGGAGGGTAGTCGAAGTCGGTGAAAATGTAGCAAAATTTAAGGCCGGTGACTTAGTTGGCGTTGGCTGCATCGTAGACAGTTGCCGGCAGTGTCATTACTGCCATGAAGGAGAAGAGCAATATTGCGAAAATGGCTGGACAGTCGTTTTTAATGCTGCCGATCATAAGCATGGTGGCATTACCTATGGTGGATTTTCAGAAAAGATCGTGGTCGATGCAGATTATGTGGTGCGCGTACCTGAAACCTTAGATTTGCCGAGCGCGGCTCCAATTCTCTGTGCTGGTATCACCGTTTACTCGCCCTTGAAACATTGGCAGGCCGGGCCTGGAAAAAATGTGGGCATTATTGGCATCGGCGGTTTAGGACATATGGCCATAAAAATTGCCAAAGCTATGGGTGCGTATGTTACCGTTTTCACGACAACGGCGGCAAAGGCTGCGGATGCCGAACGTTTGGGTGCCGATAAAATCGTGCTGTCGACAGCTGCTGAGGAAATGAAAAACTGTGCTAAACAAGACATGATTTTAGATACGGTTTCTGCAAAACACGATGTTAATAGCTACATCAGTTTATTAAAAACAGATGGGTCGCTCGTTTTAGTTGGTCTGCCTGCGGAGCAACTTGAAATCGGTGCTTTTAGCATGGTAAACGGAAGAAAAAGCTTTTCCGGCTCTAATATTGGCGGCATTGCTGAAACGCAGGAAGTGCTCGATTTTTGTGCTACGCACAACATTACAGCAGATATCGAATTGATCCAGGTTAATCAGATTAACGAAGCGTTTGAACGCTTGGAAAAAAACGATGTAAAATATCGTTTTGTCGTCGATATGCAAGGTTTGAAGCAATGCTAA